CCGGGCGAAGGTGTCCAGAATGGCTTTCATTACCGGCAGAGGGCGATAGTTTTCATCGAGGCCATAGCGCGGGTAAACGTTCCCCACCCCACGTTTGATCACCGAGAAGATTTTCCCGGCCGCCTTCCAGCGCGTGGGCTGGGCAGAGACATTCTTTGCCGAGTAACCGCCCAGCAAAGCGATATCATGCGTGGTCAGCCAGCCTTCGTCCGTTAACCTGTCCCGCGCCTGCGCCAGACGAGCCTGGTTCACCACCTCACGCTGCTGAGCCGGCGGAAGCAAACCGCTTTGTGTCGCGTGTAGTCTTGCCGGATCCGCATTGTAACTTGCGGCTGGTTCATGGGCCGCCAGCGTGCCATCGCCGATCAGCTTCTCACCGTAAAGTTCCACCAGCTTTTCGTAGCCATTATTAAGCTCCAGCGCCTGCTGCTGGGTTTGTAGCTCTTCGGTCGCCTGCAGGAGATGGGAAAGCTGGGCGTGCAGTTCCTCAAGCCCGGAGACGCCCCCCCGGAGCGCTAATTGCAGAGTTAGCCCTGCTTCGCGCCTGTTGTTTTGCTCGCGAACGCCTTTTGCGAGCGTGAGCTTCACGCGCTCGCTGTCAAACAGCACCCGGTCTTTTTTCTTCTCAATACGCCCGGCTTGTCTGGGTAACATTCCGCCCCCTAAAATAACCTTTCTAACCCAAATAACCTTAATAACACTCCCCCACTGTATCGGGCAGTATAAAAAATGTCCAGTTCGGAGAAGACACTCTGGGAAGAGGCTCGATAAAAAAAGCGCGACGTCTCCGCCGCGCTTCCTAATACGTGAAGAATTCTTATTTCAATTCAGGCCAGTAGTCTTTGTTCGCCTCAACCAGGTCGTCCAGAATCGCTTTGGCGACGGAGGCGCTCGGCACGGTCTTCGACAGGGTGATCGCCTGCCACAGTTTCTGATAAGAACGATGCTCCCAGGCATCCACCACCAGTTTTTCAACGGCGACCTGCTGGCTCATCAGCCCTTTCTGGAACTGAGGGATGTTGCCCACCACCAGCGGCTCCGGTCCGTCTTTGCCCACCAGACAAGGGATTTCAACCATCGCTTCCGGGTCAAAGTTATTAATAGCCCCGTTGTTCGGCACAATCAGCAGCATCCGCTCCTGGGTGTTAAAGGCAATCGCCGTCGCCAGATCAACGATGTAAGAGGCGTGTTCGTCAATTTCCAGCTCGCCCGCGGAGGATTTTCCGGCGCTAATAATCGCGTTACAGGAGCCAAACACATGCTTCTCGCGGTGATCCATCACCTCATTCGCCCGGGTGCGCTGTGGGTTGGAGTGCTGCACCACATAGTCAGGATAGAGGTAGTATTTCAGGTAGGTGTTCGGCAGCGTATCGGGGTCGAGCGCCCAGACGTCTTTTGCTTTGGCAAAAGTATCATTCCAGCTTGCTTCAGTGCCATGCTCGTCCTTGGGTGGAACATAGCCATATTTGGCGACATGTTCGCGGATTTTTGGCATCAAATCATTACCATCTTTATCTTCAACATGGGTCCACCAGCCAAAGTGGTTCAGGCCGTAGTAACGCACCTTCATCTCTTTGCGATCCTTCAGGCCCACAATCTGCGCCATACGGCTTTCAATGCCGATAGGCATATCGCAGATATTGAGGATTTTTGAGTTCGGGCGCAGGCGACGGGTCGCCTCCGCTACAATAGCCGCCGGGTTGGAGTAGTTGAGCATCCAGGCGTTTGGCGAGTATTTTTCCATGTAATCCACCAGCTCCAGCACGCCGCCGATTGAGCGCATGCCGTAGGCTATCCCACCCGGGCCGCATGTTTCCTGCCCCAGCACGCCGTGGCGCAGCGGAATTTTCTCGTCTTTTTCGCGCATCGGATATTTGCCCACGCGGATGTGCGCCATCACAAAATCCACGTCGGTAAACGCTTCCTTCGGATCGGTGGTGTAGCTGAAGTCGATATCCGGCGCCTGCTCTTTCAGGATGATTTTGCAGGCTTCGGCGATAGTTTCCTGACGCGACCCGTCGTTATCGTAGAACTTCAGCGCCCGCAGCGGGAAACGGTTCTGATTCGCCAGCAGCATCAGCACAATGCCTGGAGTAAAAGTACTGCCGCCACCTGCTACAACTACCGAGAATTTTTTCATGATACTGCCTCCGTCATGGATGGGTGTTCGTTTGAAGTTTGCTCTTTGATAAGGGTTTCAATCTGGTCGCGAATTTGTGGCACATGCAGCCCGACAATCACCTGAATGCCGTTGCCGCTGCGCACCACGCCGTGAGCGCCAAGGGCTTTAAACACGTCATCGGCTTCGGTCAAAGCCATGTCGGCAAGCGTGATACGCAGACGAGTCGCACAGTTGTTCAGGCTGGCGATGTTCGCCGCACCGCCGAGCGCCTGGAGGAAGCCATGGGCCTGGCCGTGTTTTGCATCCTGGCTAACCGCCGCGCTGGTTTGCTGCCGTGCCGCCTGATAGTCGGCCTTGCTATAGAGTTTGATCTCGCTGTCTTCCCGGCCCGGCGTTTTCAGGTTGAAGCGCAGAATCAGAGCGCGGAAGACCACGAAGTAGACGCCGGTAAAGGCGATGCCGATACCTATCTGGGTAAAGACCATTGCGGCGTGGTTATGGAACATGGGGATCCAGTTTTGCGGCAGGAACTGGTCAAGCAGGCCGCCGCCCATGTTGCCCACCACGCCTGCCATGTACATCACCGTTGCCATTGAGGCGGCCAGGAAGGCGTGAACGGCAAACAGCAGCGGAGAGATAAACAGGAAGGTGAATTCCAGCGGTTCGGTGATGCCAACTAACATGGCGGTCAGCGTCGCGGGGATCAGCAGCCCGGCCACCTTCACTCGGTTTTGCGGCGAGGCGGTGTAG
This Klebsiella michiganensis DNA region includes the following protein-coding sequences:
- a CDS encoding 6-phospho-alpha-glucosidase — encoded protein: MKKFSVVVAGGGSTFTPGIVLMLLANQNRFPLRALKFYDNDGSRQETIAEACKIILKEQAPDIDFSYTTDPKEAFTDVDFVMAHIRVGKYPMREKDEKIPLRHGVLGQETCGPGGIAYGMRSIGGVLELVDYMEKYSPNAWMLNYSNPAAIVAEATRRLRPNSKILNICDMPIGIESRMAQIVGLKDRKEMKVRYYGLNHFGWWTHVEDKDGNDLMPKIREHVAKYGYVPPKDEHGTEASWNDTFAKAKDVWALDPDTLPNTYLKYYLYPDYVVQHSNPQRTRANEVMDHREKHVFGSCNAIISAGKSSAGELEIDEHASYIVDLATAIAFNTQERMLLIVPNNGAINNFDPEAMVEIPCLVGKDGPEPLVVGNIPQFQKGLMSQQVAVEKLVVDAWEHRSYQKLWQAITLSKTVPSASVAKAILDDLVEANKDYWPELK